The Methanobrevibacter wolinii SH genome includes a window with the following:
- a CDS encoding carboxymuconolactone decarboxylase family protein, which produces MKEQKFYSKSMCDVKEDYPEIYDVIVKLNDAVYTGNHLDYKTQKLIAIGIAASKADTHATKQQMKSAMNELDITKDEIMDVLRIVLLTSGMPAFMQAVNTLKAL; this is translated from the coding sequence ATGAAAGAACAAAAATTTTATAGTAAATCAATGTGTGATGTTAAAGAAGATTATCCAGAAATATATGATGTTATTGTAAAACTTAATGATGCAGTATATACTGGTAACCATCTTGATTATAAAACACAGAAATTAATTGCAATTGGTATTGCAGCTTCTAAAGCAGATACTCATGCAACAAAACAACAAATGAAAAGTGCAATGAATGAACTTGATATTACTAAAGATGAAATCATGGATGTTTTAAGAATTGTTCTTTTAACTTCTGGAATGCCTGCATTTATGCAAGCTGTAAACACTTTAAAAG